The Zavarzinella sp. sequence TTCTGTTCGCCATAACCACGTGGTTTATCACGACCATAGGATGGAGATTCCGAATCTTTTCGATCTTTTTTCGGCAGTTCCGGTGGCCCAGATGGTTTTTTCTCTGGCTCGGGTGGTTCATCATCGTCGAAGCCGTATACAGGCTCATCGGGATCCGGGCGTTTCGGCTTGGTATCTTGCTCATCATCGGGCAACAGATCATCTGGCATTGTGGGTCCCCATCCATTTCAGAATTATCATTCATTATAGAAACGAAAATGAACAAGCGGCCTGAGAAAGTCGTTGAATTGAATTGGCAGACAAACGAGCAATATTGTTGCTATTTGTTGAATTTTACTTCCGTTTAGTGGCATGGATGGTGCCATTATCGTGCCCACTGTAAATCCATTGGCCGTCCGGGCTGATGACCACGGCATAACCAGGTGATTTGATGCGGTGGGACATGATTGGCATCGCGCCTGCAAGATCCCACTGGGAAACCAGCCCGGAATAGCCAATTGTCGCAACTGTTTTGCGGGAAGAATCCAGCGAAATTCCAAACAGATCATCAGGAGTGGGGCCACTTTTTTTGATTTCTTTGCCCATCGTGGTATCCCACTGCCGGATTGTGCGGTCCTGACTGGCCGAAATTAATGTGGTATCAGTCAACCAGGCGATTCCGGTCACACCCAGTTCATGGCCTTTCAAGTCTTTCAGCAGTTTCTGGCCAGGAACATCCCACAGTTTAATCAGGTTGTCTGCACCGCTGGAAGCCAGGATTTTACCATCGCTGGTAAAGGCTAACGCATAAACCGAGCCACCGTGGGCACCCAGATTTTTGATTTCTTTGCCATCAGCAACGTTCCAGAGCCGCACCGATTTTTCGACATTTCCTGCCCCAGTCGCAATAATTTTCTGGTCTGGCGAAAAACAGACCACATCCACGGCATCGGTGAAGCCTTTCAGTTCGAGTTTCAACATTCCAGTGGCAACTTCCCACAGTCGCACAGTTTTATCGAGGCTGGAACTAGCCAGCAATGTCCCGTCATTGGTGAAGGCAACCGAATAAACAGGTGCGGTGTGGCCGGTCAAGATCTTCTTATCAGTGATTTTGCCTTCCCCCACGTCAAAGAGCTTGACCTCTTTATCAAAGCCAGCCGAAGCGAGCAATTTACCATCTTTCGAAAGTGCCAGCGAATGGACAATG is a genomic window containing:
- a CDS encoding WD40 repeat domain-containing protein — protein: MKSLFVAPCLLAICFFGNTVPCFSQTELKAHAAIVHSLALSKDGKLLASAGFDKEVKLFDVGEGKITDKKILTGHTAPVYSVAFTNDGTLLASSSLDKTVRLWEVATGMLKLELKGFTDAVDVVCFSPDQKIIATGAGNVEKSVRLWNVADGKEIKNLGAHGGSVYALAFTSDGKILASSGADNLIKLWDVPGQKLLKDLKGHELGVTGIAWLTDTTLISASQDRTIRQWDTTMGKEIKKSGPTPDDLFGISLDSSRKTVATIGYSGLVSQWDLAGAMPIMSHRIKSPGYAVVISPDGQWIYSGHDNGTIHATKRK